One window from the genome of Spiractinospora alimapuensis encodes:
- a CDS encoding TetR/AcrR family transcriptional regulator, whose product MGPAESTRSLRETKKLRTRANIIEAVLTLASGEGLEVTTVSAIAAEADIGLRTFFRFFPSKEDAVVAPEAELFQGVLDSLGDVQPNEVLGTAISRAFDTAVGRLDASWWDQFKRAARLVESSHSANAAAVLLCARTRERLHEVLRDSLQEDQDHVIELALEGVLSGWHLARRDWIADGGEDPAVLLALVQRNMRTLEEQPLAGIGFGELVMAAESDPRAYDAGSSIGCPVPRGLPSPVFDARSSSAWAEGDPGSVS is encoded by the coding sequence ATGGGTCCTGCCGAGTCCACGCGGAGTCTCCGAGAGACGAAGAAGCTCCGAACACGAGCGAACATCATCGAGGCGGTGCTCACATTGGCTTCGGGGGAGGGCCTCGAGGTGACGACGGTCTCCGCGATCGCTGCCGAGGCCGACATAGGGCTCAGGACGTTCTTCCGCTTCTTCCCTTCAAAGGAGGACGCCGTCGTGGCTCCTGAAGCGGAGCTCTTCCAGGGTGTCCTGGATTCGCTCGGCGACGTCCAGCCGAATGAGGTACTCGGAACCGCCATCTCGCGTGCCTTCGACACCGCCGTGGGTCGACTCGACGCCTCGTGGTGGGATCAGTTCAAACGCGCGGCGCGCCTCGTCGAAAGCAGCCACTCCGCCAACGCGGCGGCTGTGTTGTTATGCGCTCGGACGCGCGAGCGATTGCATGAGGTCCTTCGCGACTCCCTCCAGGAGGACCAGGACCACGTCATCGAGTTGGCGTTGGAGGGTGTGTTGAGCGGGTGGCATCTCGCTCGCCGCGACTGGATCGCTGACGGCGGCGAGGATCCAGCGGTGCTCCTGGCACTCGTCCAGCGGAACATGCGAACTCTCGAAGAACAGCCTCTTGCGGGAATCGGATTCGGTGAGTTGGTGATGGCGGCTGAATCCGACCCCAGGGCTTACGACGCGGGGTCCTCCATCGGTTGCCCGGTGCCGCGTGGGCTCCCCTCTCCGGTGTTCGACGCGAGGAGTTCCAGCGCGTGGGCCGAGGGCGATCCGGGTTCGGTGTCGTAG
- a CDS encoding SDR family oxidoreductase, giving the protein MSAWMITGSGRGLGLEIARAALAGGEQVALAARRPERLPDDVRTHPNALPVGLDVTDQARIDTAVTEVLNRFGAIGVLVNNAGRALLGALEEITDAEARSLFDVNVFGLINVTRAVLPAMRAAGSGKLVHIGSRSGFEGEPGASMYSASKFAVAGIGEALDAELGSFGIQSMVVEPGVFRTDLLDASSIQTPVSRVAAYDGTPAHATLDWAEEANHTQLGDPVKGAAFIYRVASGERLPLRLPVGQDALDRRIVMNERIEHETAPLREASAATAHTENA; this is encoded by the coding sequence ATGTCTGCATGGATGATCACCGGTTCCGGACGCGGCCTTGGGCTGGAGATCGCTCGCGCGGCCCTGGCCGGAGGCGAGCAGGTGGCCCTCGCCGCCCGTCGCCCCGAGCGACTGCCCGACGACGTCCGCACCCACCCGAACGCTTTGCCCGTTGGCCTGGACGTCACCGACCAGGCGCGGATCGACACCGCGGTGACCGAGGTCCTCAACCGGTTCGGCGCCATCGGAGTCCTGGTCAACAACGCCGGCCGGGCCCTGCTCGGTGCCCTGGAAGAGATCACCGATGCCGAAGCACGCTCACTGTTCGACGTGAACGTCTTCGGACTGATCAACGTGACTCGTGCGGTGCTGCCGGCCATGCGCGCGGCCGGCAGTGGCAAGCTCGTCCACATCGGTTCCCGCTCCGGGTTCGAGGGCGAACCGGGCGCGAGTATGTACTCGGCCTCCAAGTTCGCCGTCGCTGGGATCGGCGAGGCCCTCGACGCCGAGCTCGGCTCCTTCGGTATCCAGAGCATGGTCGTCGAGCCAGGCGTGTTCCGCACCGACCTCCTCGACGCGTCCTCGATTCAGACACCGGTCAGCCGCGTCGCCGCCTACGACGGCACACCGGCGCACGCCACGCTCGACTGGGCAGAAGAAGCCAACCACACGCAACTCGGTGACCCGGTCAAGGGGGCCGCGTTCATTTACCGGGTCGCCTCGGGCGAACGGCTACCGTTGCGTCTGCCCGTCGGGCAGGATGCCCTGGACCGCCGCATCGTGATGAACGAGCGCATCGAACACGAGACGGCCCCGCTGCGTGAAGCGTCGGCCGCAACCGCCCACACCGAGAACGCGTAA
- a CDS encoding LacI family DNA-binding transcriptional regulator: protein MSSLGAAKATLSDVARRAGVSIATASQVYAGKRPVSKETRRRVLEAASAIGFKATRGEPTIGVLIRPPEALSGFAFGTATFANLAGAVAVAGLNRGFAVFTSQGAEDAIAHVPRLDGCVVLSPGYRDATLDALLRKGIPTVAFDPDPAVSAFQWWVGLDYRRSITGLLTHLFDRGARRPAVLVGQTDNAYRRSILWVYSNTLTTRGMAPTIRIADNNEGQLSATDVTTRLLQGRNPPDSVITSSSVFAEGALNAALRLGVDVPGRFMVATVLDGPVAELARPSITALHLDMTTTANRLLDLLTARLRTDQPAQAPVTLPLDLVVRESTRRTPTDTSPAPDATAAP from the coding sequence ATGTCCTCACTCGGCGCCGCTAAGGCCACACTGTCGGACGTCGCGCGCCGGGCTGGGGTCTCCATCGCCACCGCCTCGCAGGTCTACGCCGGCAAGCGGCCGGTGTCGAAGGAGACCCGCAGGAGGGTTCTGGAGGCCGCCTCGGCCATCGGCTTCAAGGCCACCCGGGGCGAGCCCACGATCGGGGTGCTCATCCGGCCTCCCGAGGCGCTGAGCGGGTTCGCGTTCGGGACCGCCACCTTCGCCAACCTCGCCGGCGCAGTGGCGGTCGCGGGGCTCAACCGCGGCTTCGCGGTCTTCACGTCGCAGGGGGCCGAGGACGCGATCGCCCACGTGCCACGGTTGGACGGGTGCGTCGTCCTGTCGCCCGGCTACCGTGACGCGACGCTGGACGCGTTGTTGCGCAAGGGCATCCCCACCGTCGCCTTCGACCCCGACCCCGCCGTGAGCGCCTTCCAGTGGTGGGTCGGTCTCGACTACCGGCGTTCGATCACCGGCCTCCTGACCCACCTGTTCGACCGAGGGGCGCGCCGGCCGGCGGTGCTGGTGGGCCAGACCGACAACGCCTACCGCCGGTCCATCCTGTGGGTGTACTCCAACACCCTGACGACGCGGGGGATGGCGCCGACCATCAGGATCGCGGACAACAACGAGGGACAGCTCTCCGCCACCGACGTCACGACGCGCCTACTCCAGGGCAGGAACCCTCCGGACTCCGTGATCACCTCCTCCAGCGTGTTCGCCGAGGGTGCCCTGAACGCGGCCCTGCGGCTCGGCGTCGACGTTCCCGGGCGGTTCATGGTCGCCACAGTGCTCGACGGCCCGGTCGCCGAACTCGCCCGCCCCTCGATCACGGCCCTGCACCTGGACATGACCACGACGGCGAACCGCCTGCTGGACCTGCTGACCGCCCGCCTCCGCACCGACCAGCCGGCCCAGGCCCCGGTCACCCTCCCCCTCGACCTCGTGGTCCGCGAGTCAACCCGCCGCACCCCCACCGACACATCCCCCGCCCCCGACGCCACAGCCGCCCCCTGA
- a CDS encoding MFS transporter, producing the protein MNTTTPPTPRGPVPGGRSISGLRVFLISGLGTALEYYDFLIYGLAAGLVFNAIFFPGSDPLIGTLYAFAAFGTGFLARPLGGLVIGHFGDRVGRRKMLIITLITMGVATFCIGLLPPFEDIGVMAPVLLVVLRLVQGFAAGGEWGGAALFGIENAPANRRGLWGSFTSMGIGLGTLLGAGVFAIVSVAFDGDLVSFAWRIPFWIGGVLVIIGLFARLTMPKTEAVQTDSEDTPHIPLVEAVRSRPRAILLSLGVSYGYNTIAYIGFTFFLSYLTDIGYGETESLVGQLVYSGVLFFSAPLFALLSDRIGRRWTMTLGGVTMSAFLFVYFPMVGTLDVTLAVLAFGITGLITGMTQGPIPAFMGEQFPARMRYSGMSASYQIGAAIGGGTAAFVATGLLILSDQNPISVALYGTFAMTVLVVCSLALRETAFTSTERINES; encoded by the coding sequence ATGAACACCACCACCCCTCCCACGCCACGTGGGCCTGTCCCGGGGGGTCGGAGCATCTCTGGTCTGAGGGTCTTCCTGATCTCCGGGCTGGGTACGGCGCTGGAGTACTACGACTTCCTGATCTACGGCCTCGCCGCGGGACTGGTGTTCAACGCCATCTTCTTCCCCGGTTCCGACCCGCTCATCGGCACCCTCTACGCCTTCGCGGCCTTCGGAACCGGGTTCCTCGCCCGACCCCTGGGCGGGCTGGTCATCGGCCACTTCGGCGACCGGGTCGGGCGTCGCAAGATGCTCATCATCACCCTGATCACGATGGGCGTCGCGACCTTCTGCATCGGTCTGCTGCCTCCCTTCGAGGACATCGGTGTCATGGCGCCGGTACTGCTCGTCGTCCTGCGCCTGGTGCAGGGGTTCGCCGCCGGCGGAGAGTGGGGAGGCGCGGCGCTGTTCGGCATCGAGAACGCGCCCGCGAACCGACGCGGCCTGTGGGGCAGCTTCACCAGCATGGGCATCGGCCTGGGCACCCTGCTCGGCGCCGGCGTGTTCGCGATCGTGAGCGTGGCCTTCGACGGCGACCTGGTGTCGTTCGCGTGGCGCATCCCGTTCTGGATCGGCGGTGTCCTCGTCATCATCGGACTGTTCGCCCGCCTGACGATGCCCAAGACCGAGGCGGTACAGACCGACAGCGAGGACACACCGCACATCCCGCTCGTCGAGGCGGTCCGCAGCCGCCCCCGGGCCATCCTCCTCAGCCTCGGCGTCAGCTACGGCTACAACACCATCGCCTACATCGGGTTCACCTTCTTCCTGTCCTACCTGACCGACATCGGCTACGGGGAGACCGAGTCACTGGTGGGCCAGCTCGTCTACAGCGGCGTACTGTTCTTCTCCGCACCCCTATTCGCCCTGTTGTCCGACCGGATCGGACGACGATGGACGATGACCCTCGGCGGGGTCACGATGTCGGCGTTCCTCTTCGTCTACTTCCCGATGGTCGGCACCCTCGACGTCACGCTGGCCGTGCTCGCGTTCGGGATCACGGGGCTGATCACGGGCATGACCCAGGGCCCCATTCCAGCGTTCATGGGCGAGCAGTTCCCAGCTCGGATGCGTTACAGTGGAATGTCCGCGTCATACCAGATCGGAGCCGCCATCGGCGGCGGAACGGCCGCGTTCGTCGCCACCGGACTCCTGATCCTCAGCGACCAGAACCCGATCTCGGTGGCCCTCTACGGAACCTTCGCCATGACCGTACTGGTCGTGTGCTCGCTCGCCCTGAGGGAGACCGCCTTCACGTCGACCGAGCGGATCAACGAGTCCTAG
- a CDS encoding gamma-glutamyltransferase, whose amino-acid sequence MPRRSHSPAHTSVSSRKAEGGSVTAPHESSVTAGLEALESGGNAMDAAVAAALVAGVVEPTETTLAGSGFGLYHESGGRTWSVDFGPKAPLKARSTLFEIDPTADSPAMLGLAPVVGNANLDGPLASGVPRTLLGLLTAQERFGRLPRARVCDHAVRAAHDGFPADTWFVTNAVSDLPRLRANPQTREVFLDAEGLPLGGRTAAAQGLSFQTRPRVRQATLGATLEEVSASGTSALVDGAVARRLVESAAEHGGLLSAADLRSAPPVIGEPVRLRFRDVDVVVPAAPGGGITTLQALGIWQALHPEATSAHADPTATRRLALALRHAFADRYHWLGDPALVPVPTTGLLDHGYAERVAELIRAGQDAPGWTDGPPWVTYASRPAHDPWPHVPGAGPGPVWRPDTATPPSSGTTHISVADADGNIASITHTAANHFGNGMICPRTGLLFDSAMAWFNAAPGAANSVSPSGRALANMAPALVTRDGQGVAALGASGGRRIISAVTQIVIDIVDGRHPVEDVLALPRVEASGRDLLLHEGLAAHVDAVSDLEPVVIPHSNEPFTMDFARPNLAGFDAAGTPVSAIATPHYND is encoded by the coding sequence GTGCCAAGGCGGTCCCACAGTCCTGCCCACACGTCCGTCTCCAGCCGCAAGGCCGAAGGCGGAAGCGTCACGGCGCCCCACGAGTCGAGTGTCACGGCCGGCCTGGAGGCGTTGGAGTCCGGCGGCAACGCGATGGACGCCGCCGTCGCCGCGGCGCTGGTCGCGGGGGTCGTCGAGCCCACTGAGACGACGCTCGCCGGCTCTGGGTTCGGGCTCTACCACGAGTCCGGCGGACGCACGTGGTCGGTGGACTTCGGCCCCAAGGCGCCGCTGAAGGCCCGCAGCACGCTGTTCGAGATCGACCCGACGGCGGACAGCCCGGCGATGCTCGGTCTGGCTCCCGTGGTCGGCAACGCCAACCTCGATGGGCCACTGGCCTCGGGCGTGCCGCGCACCCTGCTCGGTCTGCTCACCGCGCAGGAGAGGTTCGGCCGGCTCCCCCGGGCGCGGGTCTGCGACCACGCGGTGCGCGCCGCCCACGACGGGTTCCCGGCCGACACCTGGTTCGTCACCAACGCCGTGAGCGATCTCCCCCGGCTGCGCGCTAACCCCCAGACCCGCGAGGTGTTCCTGGACGCCGAGGGTCTTCCCCTCGGCGGCCGCACGGCCGCGGCCCAGGGGCTCTCCTTCCAGACCCGCCCCCGCGTCCGCCAGGCAACCCTCGGGGCGACCCTGGAAGAGGTGTCCGCGTCGGGCACGTCCGCGCTGGTCGACGGGGCGGTCGCCCGCCGGCTGGTGGAGTCCGCCGCGGAACACGGCGGCCTGCTCTCCGCGGCCGACCTCCGCTCAGCGCCGCCGGTCATCGGCGAACCGGTCCGGCTGCGCTTCCGCGACGTCGACGTCGTCGTCCCCGCGGCGCCCGGCGGCGGCATCACGACGCTGCAGGCCCTGGGGATCTGGCAGGCCCTCCACCCCGAAGCGACGTCCGCCCACGCCGACCCCACCGCGACCCGCCGGCTCGCCCTCGCCCTGCGGCACGCGTTCGCCGACCGGTACCACTGGCTGGGTGATCCCGCCCTCGTTCCCGTGCCGACGACGGGTCTGCTGGACCACGGCTATGCGGAACGCGTCGCCGAACTGATCCGTGCCGGCCAGGACGCCCCCGGCTGGACGGACGGTCCGCCGTGGGTGACCTACGCGTCCCGCCCCGCCCACGACCCGTGGCCGCACGTCCCCGGCGCCGGCCCCGGCCCCGTCTGGCGACCCGACACGGCGACCCCACCGAGCAGCGGCACCACGCACATCTCCGTCGCCGACGCCGACGGCAACATCGCCTCGATCACCCACACGGCCGCGAACCACTTCGGCAACGGGATGATCTGCCCGCGGACCGGCCTCCTGTTCGACTCGGCGATGGCCTGGTTCAACGCCGCGCCCGGAGCGGCCAACAGCGTCAGCCCGAGTGGTCGCGCGTTGGCGAACATGGCTCCGGCCCTGGTGACACGGGACGGCCAGGGGGTCGCCGCCTTGGGCGCGTCGGGGGGACGTCGCATCATCAGCGCCGTGACGCAGATCGTGATCGACATAGTCGACGGCCGTCACCCGGTCGAGGACGTCCTCGCGCTGCCGCGCGTCGAGGCCAGCGGGCGCGACCTCCTGCTGCACGAGGGCCTCGCCGCACACGTCGACGCCGTGTCCGACCTGGAACCGGTCGTCATCCCGCACTCCAACGAGCCCTTCACCATGGACTTCGCCCGCCCCAACCTGGCGGGCTTCGACGCCGCCGGCACACCCGTGTCGGCCATCGCCACCCCGCACTACAACGACTGA
- a CDS encoding CPBP family intramembrane glutamic endopeptidase, with translation MSTPADNTHRSDHEHVAPVRPGWPEVVVGLLTMVAAILVLPFFGPWGLDLDAVAFGLVVAAWSGVGGLAGFTAAALIRLRSFAPFGVRRTTWRWMLAGVVGGLVALLVKAAVTVAVTTLTDFGDTNPQGMYYDAAGGGVVALALTFLFLAVLTPVGEEFLFRGVLTNALLRYGPVVGVVGSSVVFALFHGINIILPAALVVGVIAAELMRRSGSIWPAVAVHAVNNMALPLLVLFTGATGG, from the coding sequence GTGTCGACGCCTGCCGACAACACCCACCGGTCCGACCACGAACACGTCGCCCCGGTGCGCCCGGGCTGGCCGGAGGTCGTGGTCGGCCTGCTCACGATGGTGGCCGCCATCCTGGTACTCCCGTTCTTCGGCCCCTGGGGCCTGGACCTGGACGCGGTGGCTTTCGGTCTCGTCGTGGCCGCCTGGTCAGGGGTGGGCGGCCTCGCTGGGTTCACGGCGGCCGCGTTGATCCGGCTCCGTTCCTTCGCCCCCTTCGGCGTGCGCCGCACGACGTGGCGCTGGATGCTCGCGGGGGTGGTCGGAGGTCTCGTCGCGCTCCTGGTCAAGGCCGCCGTGACCGTGGCCGTCACGACGCTGACCGACTTCGGTGACACCAATCCGCAGGGCATGTACTACGACGCGGCGGGGGGCGGCGTCGTGGCGCTGGCCCTGACCTTCCTGTTCCTCGCCGTCCTCACGCCCGTCGGGGAGGAGTTCCTCTTCCGCGGGGTACTGACCAACGCCCTGCTGCGCTACGGGCCGGTGGTCGGCGTCGTCGGCAGCTCAGTGGTGTTCGCGCTGTTCCACGGCATCAACATCATCCTGCCCGCCGCGCTCGTGGTCGGCGTCATCGCGGCCGAGCTGATGCGCCGCAGCGGGTCGATCTGGCCGGCGGTGGCGGTCCACGCCGTCAACAACATGGCGCTGCCCCTGTTGGTCCTGTTCACCGGAGCCACTGGCGGCTGA
- a CDS encoding GntR family transcriptional regulator has product MSDSGRVVDGLRTAILSGEYAAGESIRQEAIAKQFGASRLPVREALRTLEGEGLVTLEPNRGASVTALDAEELDLLYSTRARIEPVVLADSVPRLAESTIQRCGELLERIEAGVDPVEFLVLDRRFHLLSYEGCRSAQLRSIVDRLWNSTQHYRRAFALHSGPDLTEETRLEHRLLYRAIATRNPEVAADIITTHITRTRVALRRAPGLFAPDTEGSSPEDLVGDEPPDRDGRGRGR; this is encoded by the coding sequence GTGAGTGACAGCGGCCGGGTCGTGGACGGGTTGCGTACGGCGATTCTCTCGGGTGAGTACGCCGCGGGGGAGTCGATCCGGCAGGAGGCGATCGCCAAGCAGTTCGGGGCGAGTCGGCTTCCGGTGCGTGAGGCGCTGCGGACCCTCGAGGGTGAGGGGCTGGTGACGCTGGAGCCCAACCGGGGGGCGAGCGTCACCGCGTTGGACGCCGAGGAACTGGACCTGTTGTACTCGACCCGCGCGCGGATCGAGCCAGTGGTGCTGGCGGACAGCGTGCCCCGGCTCGCGGAGTCGACGATCCAGCGGTGCGGCGAACTCCTGGAGCGGATCGAGGCGGGGGTGGATCCGGTCGAGTTCCTGGTGCTGGACCGGCGGTTCCACCTCCTGAGCTACGAGGGGTGCCGGAGCGCCCAGTTGCGTTCGATCGTGGACCGGCTGTGGAACTCCACCCAGCACTATCGTCGGGCCTTCGCCCTGCACAGTGGGCCCGACCTCACCGAGGAGACCCGGCTGGAGCACCGTCTGTTGTACCGGGCGATCGCGACGCGCAACCCCGAGGTCGCGGCGGACATCATCACCACCCACATCACCCGGACCCGCGTGGCGTTGCGGCGAGCGCCCGGCCTGTTCGCCCCCGACACCGAGGGGTCAAGTCCCGAGGACCTCGTCGGTGACGAGCCGCCCGATCGGGATGGCCGAGGTCGCGGCCGGTGA
- the lhgO gene encoding L-2-hydroxyglutarate oxidase, with the protein MEDVVVIGGGIIGLSTAREVLVRDPDASVVVLEKADDVATAQTGHNSGVIHAGIYYAPGSLKARLCRAGERETKEFCDEHGVPYDVIGKLVVATDDVEVERMRHLAERAARNGIELRHLDADELREAEPAVTGKRALLSPGTGVVDFRRVARAMADDVTRRGGRVVPRSQVRAIREEPNRVMVATDTGEYRARALVACAGLQADRVARLGGLDPDFRIVPFRGEYYQLPHQRGGIVNRLIYPVPDPALPFLGVHLSPGIDGRITVGPNAVLGMAREKYPQGSVDLRDVLSYTTFTGMWRFARHNVGTGVREMRDSLSRRRYLGLVRKYCPSLQESDLRPYPAGIRAQAVMRDGSTAEDFLIRRTQRQVHVCNAPSPAATSAIPIGRLVTDEVLGT; encoded by the coding sequence GTGGAAGACGTCGTCGTCATCGGCGGGGGAATCATCGGCCTGAGCACGGCGCGGGAAGTCCTGGTCCGCGACCCGGACGCCTCGGTGGTCGTCCTGGAGAAGGCCGACGATGTGGCGACGGCGCAGACCGGGCACAACTCGGGCGTCATCCACGCCGGCATCTACTACGCCCCGGGCTCGCTCAAGGCCCGGCTCTGCCGTGCGGGTGAGCGGGAGACCAAGGAGTTCTGCGACGAGCACGGTGTCCCCTACGACGTGATCGGCAAGCTCGTCGTGGCGACGGACGACGTCGAGGTCGAGCGCATGCGCCACCTCGCCGAGCGGGCCGCGCGCAACGGGATCGAACTGCGGCACCTGGACGCCGACGAACTCCGGGAGGCCGAACCCGCGGTCACCGGCAAACGCGCGCTGCTGTCACCAGGCACCGGCGTGGTGGACTTCCGGCGTGTCGCCCGCGCCATGGCCGACGACGTCACCCGTCGCGGGGGGCGGGTGGTGCCGCGCTCCCAGGTCCGGGCCATCCGGGAGGAGCCCAACCGGGTGATGGTCGCGACCGACACGGGTGAGTACCGGGCACGGGCGCTGGTCGCCTGCGCGGGCCTCCAGGCGGACCGGGTCGCGCGGCTCGGCGGACTCGACCCGGACTTCCGGATCGTGCCGTTCCGCGGCGAGTACTACCAACTGCCACACCAGCGCGGCGGCATCGTCAACCGCCTCATCTACCCCGTCCCCGACCCGGCGCTCCCCTTCCTGGGGGTGCATCTGAGCCCGGGGATCGACGGCCGGATCACCGTCGGCCCCAACGCCGTGCTCGGGATGGCGCGCGAGAAGTACCCCCAGGGGTCGGTCGACCTGCGGGACGTGTTGAGCTACACGACCTTCACCGGGATGTGGCGCTTCGCGCGCCACAACGTCGGGACCGGGGTGCGGGAGATGCGTGACTCGCTCTCCCGACGCCGGTACCTGGGGCTCGTCCGCAAGTACTGCCCCTCGCTCCAGGAGAGCGACCTCCGCCCCTACCCCGCGGGGATTCGCGCCCAGGCCGTCATGCGGGACGGCTCCACCGCCGAGGACTTCCTCATCCGTCGCACCCAGCGGCAGGTCCACGTGTGCAACGCCCCCTCACCGGCCGCGACCTCGGCCATCCCGATCGGGCGGCTCGTCACCGACGAGGTCCTCGGGACTTGA
- a CDS encoding SDR family NAD(P)-dependent oxidoreductase produces the protein MLRLDGKVCIVTGGGARGDEIGNGRATAIAFAREGARVLVNDLDATAAERTVEMITDEGGEAASFVGDLTDRATAERMVDTAVDRWGRLDVLHNNVGITVGGTVVDVTEATWDRVMEVNVKTMMLACKAAVGALERSGGGCVINISSISALRPRGLTPYTASKGAVIALTEALAIDHASAGIRANCVAPGPIYTPHVAGDGMSDDLRERRRRASPLGIEGSPWDVAHTAVFLASEEARYITGVTVPVDGGVILTSAAR, from the coding sequence GTGCTGAGGCTTGACGGCAAGGTCTGCATCGTGACAGGTGGAGGCGCACGCGGTGACGAGATCGGCAACGGGCGGGCGACCGCGATCGCCTTCGCCCGCGAGGGCGCCCGTGTCCTCGTCAACGATCTCGACGCGACCGCCGCGGAGCGCACCGTCGAGATGATCACCGACGAAGGCGGCGAAGCGGCGAGCTTCGTCGGTGACCTGACCGACCGGGCGACGGCCGAGAGGATGGTGGACACGGCGGTCGACCGATGGGGACGGCTCGACGTCCTGCACAACAACGTGGGAATCACCGTCGGGGGCACCGTCGTGGACGTCACCGAGGCCACGTGGGACCGGGTGATGGAGGTGAACGTGAAGACGATGATGCTCGCCTGCAAGGCGGCCGTCGGCGCCCTGGAACGGAGCGGTGGCGGGTGCGTCATCAACATCTCCTCCATCTCCGCCCTGCGGCCGCGCGGCCTCACGCCCTACACGGCGTCCAAGGGAGCGGTCATCGCGCTGACCGAAGCGCTCGCGATCGACCACGCCTCGGCGGGGATCCGCGCCAACTGCGTCGCCCCCGGGCCGATCTACACTCCACACGTGGCCGGGGACGGCATGTCCGACGACCTGCGGGAGCGTCGGCGCCGGGCCTCCCCACTGGGGATCGAGGGCAGTCCGTGGGACGTCGCCCACACCGCGGTCTTCCTCGCCTCAGAGGAGGCCCGCTACATCACCGGCGTCACGGTGCCGGTCGACGGTGGGGTGATCCTGACCAGCGCCGCGCGGTGA